DNA from Thermodesulfobacteriota bacterium:
CGTCGAGCTCCCCTTTTCGCAGATCCCGGATGATCTCCATGCGCTCCAGGGTCTTGACGTCCGAGTGCAGGTAGCGCACCCGCACCCCCAGGTTGTCGTAGTATTCGGTCAGGTCCTCGGCCATCCTTTTCGTCAGGGTGGTGACCAGGACCGCCTCCTTCCGGGCGCAGCGCTCCCGGATCTCGGCCAGCAGATCATCCACCTGGCTTTCCGCCGGCCGCACCACGATCTCGGGGTCCATGAGGCCAGTGGGCCGGATGAGCTGCTCCACCACCGCGCCGCCGGTGCGGGTCAGCTCATGCTCGCCCGGGGTGGCTGAGACATAGACCACCTGGTGGATGCGGGCGTCGAGCTCCTCGAAGGTCAAGGGCCGGTTGTCCAGGGCGGACGGCAGGCGGAAGCCGTATTCCACCAGGGTCTCCTTCCGGGAGCGGTCGCCCCGGAACATGCCCCGCACCTGGGAGACGGTGATGTGGCTCTCGTCGATGACAAGGAGAAAATCGCGGGGGAAGTAGTCCAGGAGGGTAGGCGGCGGCTCGCCGGCAGCTCGGCCGGTGAGATGCCGGCTGTAGTTCTCGATGCCGTGGCAGTAGCCGATCTCCTGGAGCATCTCCAGATCAAAGAGGGTGCGCTGCTCCAGACGCTGGGCCTCCACCAGCCGGTTGGCGCCCTCCAGCACAGCCAGCCGCTCCCCCAGCTCGGCCTTGATGGAGCGGACGGCCTCGGCCAGCCGCTCCTGGCTGGTGACGTAGTGGCTGTTGGGAAAGACGGTCAGCTCCCGCACCTGGCCCAGACTCACCCCCCGCAACGGGTCGATGAGGCGGATCGCCTCCACGGTGTCGCCGAAGAGCTCGATGCGGATCGCCCGCTCCTCTTCATAGGCCGGGAAGATCTCCAGGCTGTCGCCCCGCACCCGGAAGCTGCCCCGCTCGAAGGCGATGTCGTTGCGCTCGTAGAGCATGGCCACCAGGCGGCGCTCGATCTCCTCCCGCGGGCAGTCCCGGCCCTCGGTGAGGAAGAGGTGCATGGCCTGGTACTCCTCCGGCGAGCCCAGGCCGTAGATGCAGGAGACCGAGGCGACGATGATCACGTCCGGCCGGGTCAGCAGCGAGCGGGTGGCGGAGTGGCGGAGCTTGTCGATGTGGTCGTTGATGGACGAGTCCTTCTCGATGTAGGTGTCGGAAGACGGGATGTAGGCCTCGGGCTGGTAATAGTCGTAGTAGGAGACGAAATACTCCACCGCGTTGTCCGGGAACAGCTCCTTGAATTCGCCGTACAGCTGCGCCGCCAGGGTCTTGTTGGGGGCCAGGATCAGGGCCGGCTTCGCCTGGCGGGCGATGACCTGGGCCATGGTGAAGGTCTTGCCCGAGCCGGTGACCCCCAGGAGCACCTGCTCCCGGACGCCGGCCGCCAGGCCCTGGGAAAGGGCGGCGATGGCCTGGGGCTGGTCCCCGGCTGGCTGGAAGTCGGAGACGAGGTGGAAGGGGAGCTGGGTCATCCCTGTCCTGTCCTCGCCTCCGCCGGTGGCTCGGCAGCCGTCGAATCTTCACCCAGACGGATCCGCTCGATCAGCTCGTCCACGAAAGGGTTTCGTGACACGTTCATCTCCTCGTCGCTGGTCTCACCCCGATGACGCCTGGCCCCGGGCCAGCCGCGAAATGCTCGAAGCCCTGGTGGCTGATCTCCCGGCGGCCTCCGCCTTCCAGGAGCATCACCCCCTGACCGGGCACGATGCGGCCCACCGGGAAGATCGTCGCGCCGGCACGGGCGGCGGCAGTCGCCAGCGCTTCCGCCGCCGCCGGCGCCGCAGTGAAGAGCAGCCGGTAGTCATCCCCGGCGGCCAGAGCCCAGTCCAAGGCCTGCCGGCCCACGGCCAACGCCGCCGCCTCAAGGCCAGCAGCCAGAGGCACGGCGGCTGCCTCCACCTCGGCACCGACACCGCTCTCTTCGGCCAGACGGGCCAAGTCTGTCGCCAGGCCGTCGGAGAGATCCATCATCGCGGTCAGCAGCCCGGTGGCGGCCAGGGCTTGGCCCAGGGCCACCTGGTGGCCGGGATCCAGATGGGCGGCGACCAGATGCGCCCACTCCGGATGCCGGTCGGCCAGGCCAGCCTGACAGAGGGCCAGGCCAGCACCCGCGGCCCCCAGCCGGTCCCCTACCCAGATGAGGTCCCCGGGCCGGGCCCCGGCGCGGCGGACGATCCCCGGCTCCCTGCCCTCCCCCAACAGGCAGACCGTGATCGTCACCCCGCCGGGGCTGGCCACGGTATCGCCGCCAGCCAAGGTCGTCCCGGCCGCGGCCAGGGCCTCACCGAGGCCGTCCAGGAAGGCGGTGATCCAGTCGTCGGCCAGGTCCGGCGGCAGGCCCAGGGAGAGCAAGGCCCAGCAGGGACGGCCGCCCATGGCGGCGATGTCGGAGAGGTTGGCCGCTGCCGCCTTGCGGCCCAGCAGGCGGGGCGGGTGCCAGCCCCGGTCGAAATGCACCCCTTCCACCAGGGTGTCGGTGGTGGCCAGGGTCAGGGCGCCCGGGGTGGAGCGCCAGACGGCGCAGTCGTCACCGATCCCCAGCACCAGACCACCGCCGGCCGGGTCTGGGGAGAAGCGCCGGCGGATGGCGGCCACCAGATCCCGTTCCCGCACGATCGGCCTCGTGGCGCCTAGAGCTGGCGGCCGTTGGCCCAGGCAGCGGGGCGCGGGCCGAACTCCTCGGGGAAGCGGTGCGGCAGCACCTCCCGCAGCCGCAGTCGGACCGCGTCCGAGGTGGACAGATCCAAGAGCTCCTCGGCCAGCTGCACCATGTCCTCCGCCGTGGAGCCCCGGATGAGACGCTTGATGGAGGGGATGGACAAGGGGTTCATGGACAGCTCGTCCAGGCCCAGGCCCAGGAGGGGGGCGCAGGTGAAGGGATCGCCGGCCATCTCCCCGCAGAGGCCCACCTCGATGCCGCGCTGGTGGCCGGCCTCCACCACCTGGCGGATCATGCGCAGCACCGCCGGGTGCAAGGGATCGTACATGTGGGCCACATGCTCGTTGGCCCGGTCGATGGCCAGGGCGTACTGGATGAGGTCGTTGGTGCCGATGCTGAAGAAGTCCACCTCGCCGGCCAGCACATCGGCCAGGGCCACCGCCGACGGCACCTCGACCATGATGCCGATGGGCACCACGGGCGCAAACGGCTGCCCGTCCCGGATCAGCTCGGCACGCACCTCGGCCAGGATCTCCTTCACCAGCTGGATCTCCCGCATCCCGGAGATCATCGGGAAGATGATGCGCAGCTGGCCGAAGACGCTGGCCCGGAGCATGGCCCGCAGCTGGGTGCGGAAGACCTCCTGCTCGTAGAGGGAGAAGCGGATGGCCCGCACGCCCAGGGCCGGGTTCTGCTCCGGCGGGTGGTTGAAGCAGCGGGAAAGCTTGTCGCCGCCCATGTCCAGGGTGCGGATGGTGACCGGAAAGGGGGCCAGGAAGGTGAGGAGATCGTGGTAGAGCCGGAAGAGGCTCTCCTCGTCCGGGAGCTGGGCCCGCCCCATGTAGAAGTATTCGGAACGGTAGAGCCCCACCCCCTCGGCCCCCAGCTCCAGGGCCGACGGCACCTCGGAGAGCATCTCCAGGTTGGCCTTGACCTTCAGGCGCATCCCGTCCCGGGTCTCAGCGGCCAGATGGGCGAAGCGCGCCACCTCCTCGCCGTAGCGCTCGTACTGGCGCTGGACCTGCAAGTATGTCTCCACCTGATCGTCGGTGGGACGGAGGATGACCCTGCCGCCGATGCCATCGAGGATGAGGAGCTCGCCGGAGCTCACCCGGCGGGTGACCGCCTCCAGACCGACCACCGCCGGAATGCCCAGGGCCCGGGCCAGGATGGCGGTATGGGAGGTGCGGCCGCCCACCTCGGTAACAAACCCCATCACCTGCTCCCGCCGCAGCCGAAAGGTGTCGGCGGGCGACAGATCCCGGGCCACCAGGATCACCCGCTGGCCCGGCGCTGCCAGCGGCCGGGCGTCACTGCCGGCCAGGGCCTCCAGCACCCGCTCGGCGACCTGCTCCACGTCCTCGATCCGGGAGCGGATGTAGCGGTCCTCGATGGCCGCGAAGCGCTCCCGGACCGCGGCCAGGGTCTCCTCCAGGGCCCACTCGGCGTTCACCCCGCCGGTCTCGATGCGCTCCACGGTGCGCTGGTAGAGGGCCGCATCCTGGAGGATGAGCAGATGGCTGTCCAGCACCCGGCCGTAGTCGGGGTAATCGCCCTCCAGCTCGCCCTTGGCCCGGGCCAGCTCCTGGCGCACCCGCTCGATGGCCGCCACGAACCGGGCCACCTCGGCGGGCCTGGCAGCCGCCTCCAGCCGGAGCCGCGGCACCGGGCTCTTCTGGCGATCGAGCACCAGCACCGGACCGGCGGCCATGCCCGGGGAAACGGCGATGCCGTGCTCCAGGAGTCCATCCTGCAAGGCGAGGGTACGATCCTCCATGACCTCGTTCACTCCTCGTCGAAGCGATTGGTGATGAGCGCTGCCAGACAGGCGACGGCGGCCGCCGCCTCCTCGCCTTCGGCCCGCAGCTTGACGGTCTTGCCGCAGGTGCACTGCAAGGTCAGGAGATCGAGGATGCTGGTGGCCTCCGCCTCGGCATCCCCGCAGGAGATCCAGACCCGGGCGGAGAAGCGGGCAGCCGCGGCAGCCAGCTGGCCGGCAGGCCGGACGTGCAGCCCGAGGCGATTGCTGATGGCAAGCTCCTGTTCGACCTTCATGGCGGGAGAAGCAACCGGCTGGGCTGGGTGTGGCGTCCGGAATCGCATCATAGCCCAGCCCCGGCCACCCCACAACCCTGGAGCGCCCGTTGCCCTGGGTAAACAGCGCACCGTTCCCCCACCCCGGCCACGGGGAATGTCCGGCGCAACCCTCGCGCCCGTACCCCCAGGGCGTTGCCCTGGGCTGGTATGGAACGCCCCTTCAGGGCTGAGCCGAATCGGGTGACCTCTCTGAGAGGTCGCATGGACATCGCCCGCCCGGCGACCACTCTACTCCACCGGCCTTGCCGGGAGCTCAGCCTGGATACCGCTGGCAGGAGGGACAGAAGAAGGTGGAGCGGCCAGCCAGCCGCTGGCTGGCGATGGGGGTGCCGCAGGCGGGACAGGGCTCGCCGGCCCGGCCGTAGACCGCCAGCTCGTTCTGGAAGGAGCCCACCTGGCCGTCGGCCCCCACGAAATCAGCGATGGTGGTACCGCCGGCCGCCACCGCCCGGGCCAGCACCTGGCGCACCGCCAGCGCCAGCCTCTCCCAGGCGGCCGGCGGCAGGGTCGGCACCGGCTGCTCGGGATGGAGGCGGGCCGCAAACAGGATCTCGCTGGCGTAGATGTTGCCGATGCCGGCCACCACCCGGCCGTCCATGAGGAAGGACTTCACCGGCCCGCGCCGGCCCCGGGCAGGGCTGCTCAGGGCAGAGGCGCCCCAGTCGGGGTCCAGCGGCTCAGGTCCGAGACCGGCAAAGGCCGCCGCCTCGGTCCGGACGACGCCATCCAGGACCTGGACCGAGCCGAAGCGGCGGGGATCGACCAGGCGCAGCTCCTGGCCAGAGTCGAGCTGGAGGCGCAGATGCACGTGGCGCCCGGGTGGCACCCCTTGGCCCACCAGCAGCAGGCGGCCGCTCATGCCCAGGTGGATCACCAGGGTGGCGTGGTTGGCGAAGCGCAGGAGGAGGTGTTTGGCCCGGCGACCGACGCTTTCGACACGCTGGCCCTGGATCCGCAGCCGGAGAGCCTGGCGGGGCCAGGGGGCCCGCAGAGGCAGAGGGCCGGCATGCGCCCGCTCCACCAGACGGCCGGGGAGCACGGCCGCCAAAGCCCGCCGGATGGTCTCCACCTCGGGCAGCTCAGGCACCTCTCCCCTCCCAGCCTCGCCCCTTCCTCACAGCTGCAGCCAGCGCAGCATCTGCCGCCAGTCCCGCTGGTCCAGACGCCTGAGACCCGCGGCCTGGGCCAGCCGCAAGGCCTCGTGAAACTCCTCCTGGTCCAGGGGCCGGCCGATCACCGGATCCTGGCGGGCAGTGCCGCAGGGCCGGTACTGATCCATGATATTGGTGTAGGTGTCCGGCGAGATCTCCCGGGCCAGCCAGCGAACGATCTCCCGGGTCTCGGCCAGACCGCCAGGCATGACCAGATGCCGGACCAGGAGGCCCCGGCGGGCGAGGCCGCTCGGGTCCAGCACCAGATCGCCCACCTGCCGGTGCATCTCGGCGATGGCCGCCCGGGCCCGCTCCGGATAGTCGGCGGCCGAGCACCAGCGCCCGGCACTGGCCGGCTCCCAGAACTTCATGTCCGGCATGTAGATGTCGACGATCCCGTCCAGAAGGGCCAGGGTGGACAGGGCGTCGTAGGCGCTGGTGTTGTAGACCAGAGGCAGGCGCAGGCCACCGGCGATGGCCGCCGGCAGGGCCTCCAGGATCTGGGGCACCACATGGCTGGGGGTGACGAAGTTGATGTTGTGGCAGCCTTGCCCCTGCAGCTCCAGCATCATGGCCGCCAGCTGCTCGGGGCTCACCGGCACCCCCTCCCCCAGATGGCTGATCTCGTAGTTCTGGCAGAACCGGCACAGGAGGTTGCAACTGGTGAAGAAGATGGTGCCCGAGCCACCCCGGCCCACCAGGGGCGCCTCCTCGCCGAAGTGGGGGGCGCAGCTGGCGACCAGGGCGCGCCGGCCAGTGCGGCAGATCCCCAGCTCGCCGGCAGTCCGATCCTTGCCGCAGGCCCGCGGGCACAAGCTGCAGGCGGCCAATCCTTCCCGGGCCCGGGCGATGCGGTCCGTCAGCTCGCCGGTTGCGGCGAGCCCCAGATAGGCTGGCCAATGGCTGTTTGGCATGATCCCTCCGCTGGTGCGGCCGTGCACACCGGTCCCGGAGCCAGCGGTGCCGGCCCCCTGGGATTACCGCGGCCCTTCCTCAGCCGTCATAAAACGAAGCCGAGCGATCCGCATCTTCTCTCTTGACATTTCTGAATCTGCCGGGCTGAAATGGAAATGCTGTTCCTTCCCACAAGCGATTCCTGGACATAAGGAGGTGAGAGCGGTCGGATTGCCGAATCCGTGCGGCCTGCCGGTTCGAGCTTAACACGGAGACAAGCCTTCGGCCAGGCAACTGAACGAGCATCCAACCTGGGGGGACGATACGCCAATCGATCACGTCTGGAGGGGGGAGACGATGAATGTTGCGGCACTGGCGGATAGGAGACAGAATCCCCGCTACGCAGTTGAATACGCGGAATTCCTGGTAAGCGGCCGCTTCGTGGAAGTGGTGGACATGAGTCTGCAGGGCCTGGCGATCCTGGATCGGGACGCCGGCTTTTGGCCCCTGGTCCAGACCGGCCGCGGCTCTCTGTACGGCGACGACCGGTTGTACCTGGAGGGCATACCGTTTCGCACCGCCAACGAGGTCGTGCTGCCGGATGTGGCAGGGGCCAGGGTGCCCGGCCTGCGCCGGCTGGGCATCCAGTTTGGCAGCCTGACCCCGGCGCAGCAGGAACGGCTCGATTTCTTCATCTGGGTGCACTCCACGAAATCGGCCTGAGGTCTGGTCCTGCCAGGCGGGCCGTTTCCCGACGGCCCGCCTCTGGCGGCCGGCCGGCCCCTTGCGCTCCCTCCTCCTGTTGAGGTCCTCCACCGGCGTGTCGTTTCCGGCGCCAAGCCTTGCATTCCCCTGGCGGATGCTTTAGGCTCCGGCAGCGTTTTCGGCCAGACCCGCACCTCCCCTGGTCGCCTGGCTGTCCCATGCCGACCGCGGCCGCCATGCCCTCCTGGAAAAGCCTTCTCGCCAAGAGCCTGACCCGACCCGCCGACCTGGAGCGCCGTTTTCGCTTCGACCTGCCGGGGCTCCGTGCGGCGGCCGCACGCTTTCCCCTGCGCATCAACCCGTACTACCTGGGCCTTCTCACCGGCCCCGGGGACGGCCTCTGGGAGCAGGTGGTGCCGGATGCCCGGGAGCTCGAGGATCCGATGGGCCAGGAGGACCCCCTGGACGAGGAGGGGGCGAGTCCGGTGCCCAATCTGGTGCACCGCTACCCGGACCGGGCCCTGTTCCTGGTGGCCAGCCAGTGCGCCGTCTACTGCCGCTTCTGCACCCGCCGCCGCAAGGTGGGCTCGCCGCGCCTGGCGGTCACCGGCGCCACCATCCGGGCCGGCCTGGACTATCTGGCCCGCACGGCGGCCATCCGGGATGTGCTGGTCTCGGGCGGCGACCCGCTGCTTCTGGAGGACGACCGTCTGGCCGGGGTGCTGGCCGGATTGCGCCGTATTCCCCATATCGAGATCATCCGCATCGGCAGCCGGGTACCATGCACGCTGCCGGCCCGGGTGACGAGGGCCCTGGCCCGGTCGCTGGCCCGTTTCGGCCCCCTGTATCTCTTCACCCATTTCAACCACCCCCGGGAGGTGACGCCGGAGGCGGCCCGGGCCTGCCGGCTCCTGGTGGAGGCCGGCATCCCGGTGGGCTGCCAGACGGTCCTCCTGGCCGGGATCAACGACCAGCCGGCCGTCCTCCTGGAGCTGTGGCGCCGGCTCCTGGCCATCCGGGTCACCCCCTACTACCTCTTCCAGATGGACCTGACCCGGGGCACCGGTCATTTCCGGACCCCTCTGGCCAAGGGGCGGGAGATCATGGCCGCCCTGTGGGCTGCGGCGGATGGCCTGCCCCTGCCGCATTTCGGGATCGATCTGCCCGGAGGGGGTGGCAAGGTCACCCTGGGGCCGCCAGCGGTTGCGGAAGCAGGTGGCCCCGTGCTATGCCAAACCTGTGCAGGGCTCGCCGGCACCGGCCGGACCCAGCCCTGATCGCTCATCACCGGAACTGGAAAGGATCCACAGGAGTCATGCCATGGATCGTTCACTCCTGGTCGCTCTGGACGGCTCGGTCCATTCGAGCCGGGTGGTGCGCTACCTGGGCCGTCTCTTCACGGGGCAGGCCGAGGTGCGCCTGCACCTGGTGTCCCTGGTCAGCGGTGTGACGGCACCGGCCGGCAGCGCCTGGGAGGAGCTGCCGCCGCAGCTCAGCCCGGAAGGGGCGCGCCGTTGCCAGGAGGCCGAGCACTGCCTGGCCGCGGCCAGCGAGCACCTGCTCCAGGCCGGCATCCCGGCCGATCGCATCTCCCGCCAGGTGCAGGTGGCCCAGATGGGGGTGGCCGCCGACCTGCTGCACCTGACCCGCCAGGGCCGGCACGACGCCCTGGTACTGGGTCGCGGCGGCAAGAGCAGGATCGAGGAGCTGCTCCTGGGCTCGGTCTCGGCCAGCATCCTCAGGAAGGCCGAGGAGGTGCCCCTGTGGATCATCGACGGCGAGGTGGACTCGCGGTCCTTCCTGGTGCCGGTGGACGGCAACGTCCACACCCTGAAGGCCGTGGATCACCTGGCCCACATGGTGAGCGACCATCCCAGCGCCCGCATCACCCTCTTCCGCTCCTCGGCCCTCCTGGATCAGGCGAACCCCTTCGGCGACAAGGAGCTGACCGCCTGCGCCGCCCTGTGGGGCGAGGACTGGTGCCGCCAGCACCTGACCTGCCCCGACGCCCTCTTCCACGCCCCGGAGCAGGTCCTCTTGGAGGCCGGCTTTCCCCGGGAGCGGCTGCGGCGCCTGGAAACCCGCCAGGGCCTGTATGCCAGCCGCCAGATCATCCGCCAGGCCCTGATGGAGGACGCCGGCACCATTGTCATGGGCCGCCGGCCGGAAGACCTGCGCAAGGGCTTTCTGGGCAGCGTCTCGGAGCGGGTGCTGGCCAACGCCCAGGACGTGGCCATGTGGATCGTCAGCTGACCATGTCCCAGCTGCCGGCACCGGCGGTCCTCGCCCGCCTGCTCCTCCTTCTCGTCTGGGCAGGCCTCTTCGGCCTCCTTCTGCAGCGCGAATACCTGGTCCCGACCATTGACCCCCGGGAGCAGGCCGCCCTCAAGCGGCACCGGGAGGAAAGCTTCATGGGCGTCTACTTCCGGGGCGAGCGGATCGGCTACGTCAAGACCCGCATCCGGCCAGGGGAGACCGGGCTGGATCTGGACCAGACCTCCTTTCTGCGCCTCAACGTCCTGGACAAGAGCTATCCGGTGACCATGAGTGTGGAGGCCAACCTGGACGAGGGCTCGCGCCTGGCGAGCTTCCGTTTCGCCCTCAACTCGCCCTTCTACGCCATGAAGGCCCAGGGGCAGGTGGAGGGCCGGCGGGTCGACTTCACCCTGGCCACCGGCCGGGAGGAGATCCGCGACTCGGTGCTCCTGGCCCGGGAGCCCTTTTTTGCCACCAACCGCCGCGCCTACCTGCTGGCGGCCAAGCCCCGTCCGGGCGACCGGCTGCGCATCCCCTATTTCGATCCGGTGTCGCTGGCCGGCAAGGACACGGTGGTGGAGTACAAGGGTCTGGAGAAGGTGCTCATCCGGGGCCGCATCCACCAGCTGCACCATTTCGTCGAGACCTTCTCCGGGGTGCGGATCAGCTCCTGGCTGGACGGCGAGGGCCGGGTGATCAAGGAGGAGTCGCCGGCGGGCTTCGTCTTCGTGGCCGAGCCGGAGTTCCAGGCCACCGATGTCGCCAAGCCGGATCTGGAGCTGCTGTCCGCCGTCGCGGTGCCCCTGGCAAGGCCCCTGCCGCCCCTGGCCGACCTGGAGCGCTTGCGGCTGCGCCTCACCCTGCCCTCCGAGGCAGAACTCGATCTGGACGGCGGTCGCCAGACCTGGGATGGCGAGATCCTTACCGTCCGGCGGCAGCCGCTGCCGGCCGCCGATACCCCGGCCTGCAGCGACCAGGAGGAGGCCCTGGCCGCCTCCCCTTACGTGCAGACCGGTGCCAAGCTGCTGCGGGAGCAGGCCCAGGCGGTGGCCGCCGATGCCCCGCCCCTTGCCACGGTGCAGCGCCTGGCCGCCTGGGTCTACGAGAACATCGAGAAGCGCCCGGTGATCGGCATCCCGGACGCCCTCACCACCTTCGACAGCCGGCAGGGCGACTGCAACGAGCACGCCGCCCTGTTCGCCGCCCTGGCCCGCTCCCTGGGCATCCCCACCCGGATCGTGGCCGGCGTTCTTTACATGGATGGCGCCTTCTACTACCATGCCTGGAACGAGGTCTGCCTGGGGGACGGCTGGCTGAGCCTGGACACCACCACCGGCCAGCTGCCGGCCGATCTCGGCCATCTGCGCCTGGTGACCGGCGAGACCGCCGAACTGGTGCGGATCGGCGCCCTCATCGGCGCCCTGGCCATCGACCAGGTGGAGGAGCCATGAGCCTCCGATCGTTGCAGGCCCTCATCCAAGGAGAGATTCAGGCCCTGGAGCAGACGGTGGCCCTGTGCAGCAGCCGTCTGGCCAGGCGTCAGGAGCTCGCTGCTTCGGGCAGTGAGGACATCCTGGCGGATAGCCTTGCCGCCTGCCTGCACTCGTTCTATTCCGGCCTGGAGGGCCTCCTGGAAACGGTGGCCAGCGAGCTCGACGAGCTGCCCCGGGGCGCCCACTGGCACCGCCAGCTGCTGGTGCTGATGACCGTTGCTGTCGAGGGCGCGCGGCCGGCGGTCTTCACCCAGGACAGCTACGCCATCCTCGATGAGCTGCGGGCCTTCCGGCATCTCTTCCGCAACCTCTACCTGCACACCCTGCGGCCGGAGCGCGTGTTCGAGCTGACCGCGGCCCTGGCCTTCGCCTGGCCCGGGGTGCGGGCCGACCTGGAGGAATTCCTCCGCTTTCTGGGGACAACCCATGGACCAGGACCAGCTTGAGGCGTGCCGCCGCAGCCCCCGGGCCCGGGAGCAGCGGCGGCGGGCGGCGCTGGAGGACCGGCGGCAGGCCGCCCTGGCGGCGGCCCGCCAGGCAGCGCCGGCCCTCCTCCGGCTGGGCGCCCGGCAGGTGCTCCTTTTTGGCTCCATCCTCTCCCCGCACCGCTTCCACGAGCGCTCGGATCTGGATCTGGTGGTCTACGGCCTGCCGGACCGGCTGTGGGCCAAGGCCCTGGGGACCCTCGAAGACTGGCCGGGACTGGGCGAGGTGGAGATCGACCTGAAGCCTGCCGAGGATCTGCCCGCCGAATTCTTGTCCTTCATCGAGGAGCAAGGGGAGTTGGTCACCCCCTGACGCCACCCCCCAATGCCGCCCCTTCTGGTCATCGACCGGCTTGTGAAGCGCTTCGGCTCGTTCACCGCCGTGGACGAGGTGAGCCTGGCGGTCCAGCCGGGCGAGATTTTTGGCTTTTTGGGACCCAACGGTGCCGGCAAGACGACGACCATCAAGATGCTGGCCGGGCTTCTCCAGCCGGATGGCGGCCGCATCACCATCGACGGCCACGACCTCGCCCAGGAGCCCATCCCCTGCAAGCAGGTCACCGGCTATATCCCCGACCGGCCCTACCTCTACGAAAAGCTCACCGGCCAGGAGTTCCTGCGCTTCATCGCCAGCCTTTATGGAGTCTCCCCGGAGCGGCTGGCGGCCATCAGCAGCCGCTTTCTTGGTCTTTTCCACCTGAGCGAGTGGCAGGACCACCTCATCGAGAGCTACTCCCATGGCATGCGGCAGAAGCTGATCATCACCGCCGCCCTGCTCCAGGACCCCAAGCTCATCATCGTCGACGAGCCCATGGTCGGCCTCGACCCCCAGAGCGCCCGCATCGTCAAGGAGCTGTTCAAGGGCTTCGCCCGGTCCGGCAAGGCCATCTTCCTGTCCACCCACTCCCTGGAGGTGGCCGAGGAGCTGTGCGACCGGATCGCCATCATCCTGAACGGCCGCATCCGCGCCCTGGGGGATCTGGCCAGCCTGCGCCAGGAGGCGCGGCTGGAGGATTCCGGCCTGGAGGAGATCTTCCTCGAGCTCACCGGCTCCTACGAACTCCGCGGCATCATCGAGGCCTTGCGCTCCGACCTGCCCCCCGATTCCGCGTCTACCCGCTGACCGTCCGCTTCCATCGATTAGGGATCACGCCCTCTTTCCGGACGGAAGGTGCGGGGCGCTCACCTGGACCGGCGCATCAGGATGGCCCAGACTCGAGGCGAGCCAGAAGCGAGACCCGGGTCAGCCTTTGCCATTGACACCCGTACGCGCGCCCGCTT
Protein-coding regions in this window:
- a CDS encoding HPr family phosphocarrier protein, giving the protein MKVEQELAISNRLGLHVRPAGQLAAAAARFSARVWISCGDAEAEATSILDLLTLQCTCGKTVKLRAEGEEAAAAVACLAALITNRFDEE
- a CDS encoding radical SAM protein, whose protein sequence is MPNSHWPAYLGLAATGELTDRIARAREGLAACSLCPRACGKDRTAGELGICRTGRRALVASCAPHFGEEAPLVGRGGSGTIFFTSCNLLCRFCQNYEISHLGEGVPVSPEQLAAMMLELQGQGCHNINFVTPSHVVPQILEALPAAIAGGLRLPLVYNTSAYDALSTLALLDGIVDIYMPDMKFWEPASAGRWCSAADYPERARAAIAEMHRQVGDLVLDPSGLARRGLLVRHLVMPGGLAETREIVRWLAREISPDTYTNIMDQYRPCGTARQDPVIGRPLDQEEFHEALRLAQAAGLRRLDQRDWRQMLRWLQL
- the uvrB gene encoding excinuclease ABC subunit UvrB, with amino-acid sequence MTQLPFHLVSDFQPAGDQPQAIAALSQGLAAGVREQVLLGVTGSGKTFTMAQVIARQAKPALILAPNKTLAAQLYGEFKELFPDNAVEYFVSYYDYYQPEAYIPSSDTYIEKDSSINDHIDKLRHSATRSLLTRPDVIIVASVSCIYGLGSPEEYQAMHLFLTEGRDCPREEIERRLVAMLYERNDIAFERGSFRVRGDSLEIFPAYEEERAIRIELFGDTVEAIRLIDPLRGVSLGQVRELTVFPNSHYVTSQERLAEAVRSIKAELGERLAVLEGANRLVEAQRLEQRTLFDLEMLQEIGYCHGIENYSRHLTGRAAGEPPPTLLDYFPRDFLLVIDESHITVSQVRGMFRGDRSRKETLVEYGFRLPSALDNRPLTFEELDARIHQVVYVSATPGEHELTRTGGAVVEQLIRPTGLMDPEIVVRPAESQVDDLLAEIRERCARKEAVLVTTLTKRMAEDLTEYYDNLGVRVRYLHSDVKTLERMEIIRDLRKGELDVLVGINLLREGLDIPEVSLVAILDADKEGFLRSERSLIQTCGRAARNVRGTVILYASQPTPSIRRTVAETNRRRAIQGAYNREHGITPETVRSRIKDITASVYEQDYVTVPAAVAEPAAGYGSLAELRREMARLEREMYAAAEKLAFEEAAVKRDRLQALRKQELQWL
- the mutM gene encoding bifunctional DNA-formamidopyrimidine glycosylase/DNA-(apurinic or apyrimidinic site) lyase, with product MPELPEVETIRRALAAVLPGRLVERAHAGPLPLRAPWPRQALRLRIQGQRVESVGRRAKHLLLRFANHATLVIHLGMSGRLLLVGQGVPPGRHVHLRLQLDSGQELRLVDPRRFGSVQVLDGVVRTEAAAFAGLGPEPLDPDWGASALSSPARGRRGPVKSFLMDGRVVAGIGNIYASEILFAARLHPEQPVPTLPPAAWERLALAVRQVLARAVAAGGTTIADFVGADGQVGSFQNELAVYGRAGEPCPACGTPIASQRLAGRSTFFCPSCQRYPG
- the thiL gene encoding thiamine-phosphate kinase translates to MRERDLVAAIRRRFSPDPAGGGLVLGIGDDCAVWRSTPGALTLATTDTLVEGVHFDRGWHPPRLLGRKAAAANLSDIAAMGGRPCWALLSLGLPPDLADDWITAFLDGLGEALAAAGTTLAGGDTVASPGGVTITVCLLGEGREPGIVRRAGARPGDLIWVGDRLGAAGAGLALCQAGLADRHPEWAHLVAAHLDPGHQVALGQALAATGLLTAMMDLSDGLATDLARLAEESGVGAEVEAAAVPLAAGLEAAALAVGRQALDWALAAGDDYRLLFTAAPAAAEALATAAARAGATIFPVGRIVPGQGVMLLEGGGRREISHQGFEHFAAGPGPGVIGVRPATRR
- the ptsP gene encoding phosphoenolpyruvate--protein phosphotransferase encodes the protein MEDRTLALQDGLLEHGIAVSPGMAAGPVLVLDRQKSPVPRLRLEAAARPAEVARFVAAIERVRQELARAKGELEGDYPDYGRVLDSHLLILQDAALYQRTVERIETGGVNAEWALEETLAAVRERFAAIEDRYIRSRIEDVEQVAERVLEALAGSDARPLAAPGQRVILVARDLSPADTFRLRREQVMGFVTEVGGRTSHTAILARALGIPAVVGLEAVTRRVSSGELLILDGIGGRVILRPTDDQVETYLQVQRQYERYGEEVARFAHLAAETRDGMRLKVKANLEMLSEVPSALELGAEGVGLYRSEYFYMGRAQLPDEESLFRLYHDLLTFLAPFPVTIRTLDMGGDKLSRCFNHPPEQNPALGVRAIRFSLYEQEVFRTQLRAMLRASVFGQLRIIFPMISGMREIQLVKEILAEVRAELIRDGQPFAPVVPIGIMVEVPSAVALADVLAGEVDFFSIGTNDLIQYALAIDRANEHVAHMYDPLHPAVLRMIRQVVEAGHQRGIEVGLCGEMAGDPFTCAPLLGLGLDELSMNPLSIPSIKRLIRGSTAEDMVQLAEELLDLSTSDAVRLRLREVLPHRFPEEFGPRPAAWANGRQL